A window from Borrelia sp. P9F1 encodes these proteins:
- the flhA gene encoding flagellar biosynthesis protein FlhA: MLNAKRNTVLGYLGLANKSDLIVSVGLILIVAGFILPLPAFVLDALIAVNLVVSLLIILIVLYSKRSLDFSVFPTLLLVMTIFGLVLNISSTRLILTRGVGFNGQMIRAFGTFVIGSTGTQGLVVGFIIFLIIIAVQFIVITKGATRVAEVAARFALDALPGKQMAIDSAYSSGNLTEEEATRQKNDLQAEVNFYGAMDGASKFVSGNVKVGFLITLINIFGGLLIGVTLQGLDFSDAINNYVSLTVGDGLVSQLPALLISTATGLIVTRSIAKDSFGGEVIGQFTSYSGIYWIVSGFLLFLAFLPGFPTLILILLSLVIAFLAYSLSNLAKDKEFYERQKAEEDKISSYAEREVAPVVPLDPLSLEIGYNLVPIVDDTKTSELLDRIVKIRREIALEFGIVVPKIRIVDNMRLRSNEYSFKLRGVEVGHGEIKLGKFLVINVESDSGIEGELTKDPSFGLPSLWVNDDGREVAEKLGYTVVDPPSIIATHMTELIKRHAFEILTRQDVQNILDVFKKDYGAIVEEVLKDFSVGEIQRVLQGLLKEQVSIRNLVTIFETIADFTSVTKDTFFLIEKCRQAIGRQIVSGYLDSNLELNVITINPEFEQKIIESRFESNNDLISSLDPNLKTKFVYELFKLISEVQSQGYYPVLLSSESARPVIRVLVSRDLSDVVVISVLEVPKNVKVNVLKTVEVEE, from the coding sequence TTGTTGAATGCTAAGAGAAATACTGTGTTGGGGTATTTGGGTTTGGCTAATAAGTCGGACTTAATAGTTTCAGTTGGTTTAATACTTATTGTTGCCGGGTTTATTTTGCCACTTCCTGCGTTTGTTTTGGACGCTTTGATTGCGGTCAATTTGGTAGTAAGTCTTCTAATTATTCTTATCGTTCTTTATTCTAAGCGCTCGCTTGATTTTTCAGTTTTTCCAACACTTTTGCTTGTTATGACTATTTTTGGCCTTGTTTTAAATATTTCTTCTACTAGATTGATTTTAACGAGGGGTGTGGGTTTTAATGGGCAGATGATAAGAGCTTTTGGAACATTTGTTATTGGGAGTACTGGGACTCAGGGGCTTGTTGTTGGATTTATAATATTTCTTATCATAATTGCAGTTCAATTTATTGTTATCACTAAGGGTGCTACGAGAGTAGCTGAGGTCGCTGCTCGTTTTGCGCTTGATGCTCTTCCTGGGAAGCAGATGGCTATTGATTCTGCCTACAGTTCTGGAAATTTAACAGAAGAGGAAGCTACAAGGCAGAAAAATGACTTGCAGGCAGAGGTAAATTTTTATGGAGCTATGGATGGTGCATCTAAGTTTGTTTCAGGAAATGTAAAGGTTGGATTTTTAATAACTCTTATAAATATTTTTGGAGGACTCTTAATAGGCGTTACTCTGCAAGGTCTTGATTTCAGTGATGCGATTAACAATTACGTGTCTTTAACTGTTGGAGATGGGCTTGTGTCGCAGCTACCAGCACTATTAATTTCAACAGCAACAGGGCTTATTGTGACAAGATCAATAGCTAAAGATAGTTTCGGGGGAGAAGTTATTGGGCAGTTTACTTCTTATTCCGGAATTTATTGGATTGTATCTGGATTTTTATTATTTTTGGCGTTTCTTCCAGGGTTTCCCACATTAATACTAATTTTGTTAAGTTTAGTGATAGCATTTTTAGCTTATTCACTTTCTAATCTAGCTAAGGATAAAGAATTTTATGAGAGGCAAAAAGCGGAAGAAGATAAGATATCAAGTTATGCTGAAAGAGAAGTTGCTCCTGTTGTTCCGTTGGATCCGTTGTCTTTGGAGATAGGATATAATCTTGTTCCGATAGTGGATGATACAAAAACATCAGAACTTCTTGATCGTATCGTAAAGATACGACGTGAGATTGCACTTGAATTTGGAATAGTTGTCCCCAAGATTAGAATAGTTGATAATATGCGCCTTAGGTCCAATGAGTATTCATTTAAACTTAGAGGAGTGGAAGTTGGGCATGGAGAGATTAAGCTTGGTAAATTTTTGGTTATCAATGTGGAATCTGATTCTGGTATAGAGGGGGAGCTTACAAAAGATCCTTCGTTTGGGCTGCCGTCTCTTTGGGTGAATGATGATGGAAGAGAGGTAGCTGAGAAGTTGGGGTATACTGTGGTTGATCCACCTTCTATTATTGCTACTCATATGACGGAGCTTATTAAGAGGCATGCTTTTGAAATCTTAACTCGTCAGGATGTACAGAATATTCTTGATGTATTTAAGAAGGATTATGGAGCGATTGTTGAGGAAGTTTTAAAGGATTTTTCAGTCGGAGAGATTCAAAGAGTGCTGCAAGGTCTTTTAAAGGAACAAGTTTCAATTCGTAATTTAGTTACAATTTTTGAAACAATAGCAGACTTTACAAGCGTTACCAAAGATACGTTCTTTTTAATTGAAAAATGTAGACAGGCAATTGGAAGGCAAATAGTTAGTGGATATTTGGATTCTAATTTAGAGCTAAATGTAATAACAATAAACCCAGAATTTGAACAAAAAATAATTGAATCAAGGTTTGAATCTAATAATGACCTTATAAGCTCTCTTGATCCTAATTTGAAGACTAAGTTTGTTTATGAGCTTTTTAAACTTATAAGTGAGGTTCAATCACAAGGGTATTATCCCGTTTTGCTCTCAAGTGAGTCTGCACGACCTGTGATAAGGGTTTTAGTGAGTAGAGATCTTTCAGATGTTGTTGTTATTTCTGTGTTAGAGGTTCCCAAAAATGTTAAGGTTAATGTGCTTAAGACAGTAGAGGTTGAAGAATAA